In Fusarium oxysporum Fo47 chromosome IX, complete sequence, the following proteins share a genomic window:
- a CDS encoding Rieske [2Fe-2S] iron-sulfur domain-containing protein gives MSRWFSFGTTKEVEPQTARALPASWYRSSAMYELERRAIFSKKWIVVSHQARFAEVGDFLRITQAGFTFFLIKDRQGEIRAHHNVCRHRAFPLVEQDAGRVNILSCKYHGWSYGLDGKLAKAPKYQEVPTFDKSTNNLYPIHVHIDKLGFIWINMDASDTPTVAWDDDFAGVDTQPRLQPFDMEAYHFDHQWEMIGDYNWKTLADNYNECYHCPTGHPALNALTDLSKYWVETSGGHIQHFNVDKPDKDGMGIYSTFYYPNASITISSNSASDEDFNEISNCFKQILKEDKDLCNAAQKNLNAGIFVNGELHPRVEKGPLFFQETTRKLVMEHHQQEEHEGHEIWPAAPKNGQSGNGQDDIDFCNKLEACAGSESLKW, from the exons ATGAGTCGCTGGTTCAGTTTCGGTACAACGAAGGAGGTTGAGCCTCAAACTGCCCGCGCATTGCCCGCATCATGGTATCGCTCCTCGGCCATGTATGAACTGGAACGACGAGCCATCTTTTCCAAGAAATGGATAGTCGTATCACACCAGGCAAGATTCGCCGAAGTTGGTGATTTCCTGCGTATCACCCAGGCTGGCTttaccttcttcttgatcaaaGACCGTCAAGGCGAGATCAGGGCCCATCACAATGTCTGTCGGCATCGGGCGTTTCCGCTGGTAGAGCAAGATGCAGGACGAGTCAATATTCTATCTTGCAAGTATCATG GCTGGTCTTATGGACTCGATGGCAAATTGGCCAAGGCTCCAAAATACCAAGAGGTTCCAACATTCGACAAGTCAACCAATAACCTATACCCAATACATGTGCATATCGATAAGCTTGGATTCATCTGGATCAATATGGACGCCAGTGATACCCCCACTGTCGCTTGGGACGACGACTTTGCTGGCGTTGACACTCAACCACGTCTTCAGCCATTCGACATGGAGGCCTATCACTTCGACCATCAGTGGGAGATGATTGGGGACTACAACTGGAAGACTTTGGCAGATAATTACAACGAA TGCTACCACTGTCCAACTGGACATCCCGCACTCAATGCCCTCACTGACCTGTCAAAATACTGGGTTGAGACATCTGGTGGTCATATACAGCACTTCAATGTCGATAAGCCCGATAAAGATGGCATGGGTATCTACAGTACTTTCTACTATCCCAATGCATCCATCACGATCTC AAGCAACAGTGCTTCAGACGAAGATTTTAATGAGATCAGCAACTGCTTCAAGCAAATCCTCAAAGAAGACAAGGATCTTTGCAATGCAGCGCAGAAAAACCTGAACGCTGGTATTTTTGTCAATGGCGAACTTCATCCTCGAGTAGAAAAG GGccccctcttcttccaggAAACTACGAGGAAACTCGTCATGGAACACCATCAGCAGGAAGAGCATGAAGGACATGAAATCTGGCCAGCGGCACCGAAGAATGGGCAGTCAGGGAATGGACaggatgatattgacttctGCAATAAGTTAGAAGCATGTGCTGGGTCGGAGAGTCTCAAGTGGTGA